A genomic stretch from Desulfotignum balticum DSM 7044 includes:
- a CDS encoding DNA translocase FtsK, translating to MKKELISLLLLFLIIFFAVSLFSFHAQDPAIGNDPLIVPAGIHNLFGLVGAHVAGFFVFLFGVGAFWIPVILSLITLWYIKEKSSRVMWLTPAGGMILMICTGAGFFLFKDAYAFSGTLVPAGGWVGSTVAGFLLTYVNSLGCMIVLVFFAVIGFIFATGISMVTLGTMVYQKTSVLAAVMLRELKQFFGYLGQGIEQMKSGWQSYRMAREARSMTIDMPRALIQNQTSTDSSQLETDLPHPDTSNSKGARDQDEQDAIDLDDVFSPTIVAPQVDTTEYVSDRVLADIRQPEAFKLPPISFLEEKVKIRREIDTDKLQQKARILETKLNDFNVKGDVVEILPGPVITTFEYRPAPGIKLSKITGLSDDLALALSAVSIRIVAPIPGRDVVGIEIPNDEREMVNLREMVASKDFIQSDSMLTLGLGKDLMGRPVITKMDKMPHLLIAGATGTGKSVGLNAMIISLLYKATPDDVKFIMIDPKRIELSVYNDIPHLISPVVTDMKKATNALFWAVKEMERRYELLEENGLRNLAQYNDMVREKNRSRAARSADDPEHETGDDLPVSEPLPYIVVIVDELSDLMMVASKDVEFALTRLAQMARAAGIHIIIATQRPSADVLTGTIKANFPTRISFQVSSKIDGRIIMDQGGAESLLGNGDMLFCPPGTGKLMRIQGAYISEKEIAKITGFLKEQRTPEYDENVTKGDDEEETREFDEADYDEKYDEAVAVVTQSGQASISYVQRRLRIGYNRAARLIEIMEHEGIIGPQIGTKPREILVKNYDEDGF from the coding sequence ATGAAAAAAGAACTGATTTCACTGCTGCTGCTGTTTTTGATCATTTTTTTTGCAGTCAGCCTGTTTTCCTTTCATGCCCAGGATCCGGCAATCGGCAATGATCCTTTGATCGTGCCTGCCGGGATTCACAATCTGTTTGGCCTGGTGGGCGCCCATGTGGCCGGATTTTTTGTTTTTCTGTTCGGAGTGGGGGCGTTCTGGATTCCCGTGATTCTGTCGTTGATCACCCTGTGGTATATCAAGGAAAAATCCTCCCGGGTCATGTGGCTGACCCCGGCGGGTGGAATGATTCTGATGATCTGTACCGGGGCCGGTTTTTTTCTGTTCAAAGATGCGTACGCGTTTTCCGGCACCCTGGTGCCGGCCGGCGGATGGGTCGGCAGTACCGTGGCCGGGTTTCTTCTGACCTATGTCAATTCTCTGGGATGTATGATTGTTCTGGTGTTTTTTGCCGTCATCGGATTTATTTTCGCCACCGGCATTTCCATGGTGACGCTGGGCACAATGGTGTATCAGAAAACATCAGTTCTGGCTGCGGTCATGCTCCGGGAATTGAAACAATTCTTTGGGTATCTGGGGCAGGGGATCGAACAGATGAAATCTGGATGGCAGTCCTATCGAATGGCGCGTGAGGCCCGTTCAATGACCATTGATATGCCAAGGGCGTTGATCCAGAATCAAACGTCAACCGATTCTTCACAATTGGAAACGGATCTGCCGCACCCGGATACGTCAAATTCAAAAGGTGCCCGCGATCAAGACGAGCAGGATGCCATTGACCTGGATGATGTGTTTTCTCCGACCATTGTGGCCCCCCAGGTCGATACCACCGAATATGTATCAGACCGCGTGCTGGCAGATATCCGGCAGCCGGAAGCGTTCAAGCTGCCGCCCATCAGTTTTCTGGAGGAAAAAGTCAAGATCCGGCGGGAAATCGATACGGACAAACTGCAGCAAAAGGCCCGGATCCTGGAAACCAAACTCAATGATTTCAATGTCAAGGGCGATGTGGTGGAGATCCTGCCGGGACCTGTGATCACCACATTTGAATACCGGCCTGCGCCGGGGATCAAGCTGTCTAAAATCACCGGACTTTCCGATGATCTGGCCCTGGCCCTGAGCGCGGTGAGCATCCGGATCGTGGCCCCCATCCCGGGCCGGGATGTGGTGGGCATCGAAATTCCCAATGACGAACGGGAAATGGTGAACCTGCGGGAAATGGTCGCATCCAAGGATTTCATCCAGTCGGATTCCATGCTCACTTTGGGCTTAGGCAAAGATCTCATGGGGCGGCCGGTAATCACCAAGATGGACAAAATGCCCCATCTGCTCATTGCCGGAGCCACGGGCACCGGTAAAAGCGTGGGCCTCAACGCCATGATCATCAGTTTGTTGTACAAGGCGACCCCGGATGATGTCAAGTTCATCATGATCGATCCCAAACGCATCGAGCTCTCGGTTTACAATGACATTCCCCATTTGATTTCCCCGGTGGTCACGGACATGAAAAAAGCCACCAACGCCCTTTTCTGGGCCGTGAAAGAGATGGAGCGGCGGTATGAACTGCTGGAGGAAAACGGGCTGCGGAACCTGGCCCAGTACAATGACATGGTCCGGGAAAAAAATCGATCCCGGGCCGCCCGGTCTGCGGATGATCCGGAACACGAGACCGGCGACGATCTGCCGGTTTCAGAACCGCTTCCCTATATCGTGGTGATTGTGGACGAGCTGTCGGATCTGATGATGGTGGCATCCAAGGATGTGGAGTTTGCTTTGACCCGGCTGGCCCAGATGGCCCGGGCCGCAGGCATTCATATTATTATCGCCACCCAGCGGCCGTCCGCGGATGTGCTCACCGGGACCATCAAGGCCAATTTTCCCACGCGGATCTCTTTTCAGGTCTCTTCCAAGATCGACGGCCGGATCATTATGGACCAGGGCGGGGCTGAAAGCCTTCTAGGGAACGGAGACATGCTGTTCTGCCCGCCCGGGACCGGAAAACTCATGCGGATCCAGGGGGCTTATATATCTGAAAAGGAAATTGCCAAAATCACCGGTTTTCTCAAAGAGCAGCGCACCCCGGAATATGATGAAAATGTCACCAAAGGGGATGATGAGGAGGAAACAAGAGAATTTGATGAGGCGGATTATGACGAAAAATATGATGAGGCTGTGGCCGTGGTCACCCAGTCCGGCCAGGCTTCCATTTCTTATGTGCAAAGACGGCTTCGCATTGGATATAACCGGGCAGCCCGGCTCATTGAAATTATGGAACACGAGGGCATTATCGGCCCCCAGATCGGCACCAAACCCAGAGAGATCCTGGTGAAAAACTATGACGAAGATGGATTTTGA
- a CDS encoding class I SAM-dependent methyltransferase has protein sequence MTKMDFDFLHAIKGFMADEEATRLHDLALAAAPMGPVLEIGSYCGLSAAVIGSACKQTHSTLFSIDHHTGSEEQQPGEEYFDPDLFDKTMGRINTLPFLLKTIKAAGLADYVVPMVCPSGVAGKMWRTPLSMVFIDGGHSFDAVYQDFLTWSPHVMANGFLVFHDIFLDPARGGQAPRQVYDIALQTGDYIELPMTNTLGVLQQKPV, from the coding sequence ATGACGAAGATGGATTTTGATTTTCTGCATGCAATCAAAGGATTTATGGCGGATGAAGAAGCAACGCGGCTTCATGACCTGGCTCTGGCTGCTGCACCCATGGGCCCGGTTCTGGAGATCGGTTCCTATTGCGGTCTTTCCGCTGCAGTGATCGGATCAGCCTGCAAACAGACCCACAGCACACTTTTTTCCATTGATCACCATACCGGATCCGAAGAACAGCAGCCCGGTGAGGAATATTTTGATCCGGATCTGTTCGACAAAACCATGGGACGGATCAATACGCTGCCTTTTTTGTTAAAAACCATCAAAGCCGCCGGCCTTGCAGATTATGTGGTCCCCATGGTCTGCCCCTCGGGGGTTGCCGGCAAAATGTGGCGCACCCCTTTGTCCATGGTATTTATTGACGGGGGGCATTCCTTTGATGCGGTGTATCAGGATTTTCTGACCTGGTCTCCCCATGTCATGGCCAATGGTTTTCTGGTTTTTCACGATATTTTTCTGGATCCGGCCCGGGGCGGACAAGCCCCCAGGCAGGTCTATGACATTGCCCTGCAGACCGGGGATTATATTGAGCTTCCCATGACAAACACCCTGGGGGTGTTGCAGCAGAAACCCGTGTGA
- a CDS encoding class I SAM-dependent methyltransferase produces MITIDFDRLKIRPGDRILDMGCGEGRHMVEACRTDNIVCIGADFGYDNLKTTREKLVFHQALNDLSCARFDLSCMDVTCLPFKPACMDVVICSEVLEHIPDDETAISELVRVLKPGRILAVSVPRFYPEKICWHLSDDYTAADMGHVRIYRKNDLIKKISDNQMTFLGTHFAHSIHTPYWWLKCLVGVNRSDAFLVNLYHRLLVWDMMKKPKLTRFLDRLFNPILGKSRVLYFRKQTSHRT; encoded by the coding sequence ATGATTACCATTGATTTTGACCGGCTCAAAATCCGGCCCGGGGACCGGATCCTGGATATGGGGTGCGGCGAAGGCCGGCATATGGTTGAGGCCTGCCGGACGGACAATATCGTGTGTATCGGAGCGGATTTCGGATATGACAACCTGAAGACCACCCGGGAAAAACTGGTATTTCATCAGGCACTGAATGATCTGTCCTGCGCCCGGTTCGATCTGTCGTGTATGGATGTCACCTGCCTGCCGTTCAAACCCGCCTGTATGGATGTGGTGATCTGTTCTGAAGTGCTGGAACATATCCCGGATGATGAGACGGCAATATCGGAACTGGTAAGGGTTCTCAAGCCCGGCCGGATCCTGGCGGTCAGTGTGCCCCGGTTTTATCCGGAAAAAATCTGCTGGCATCTGTCAGATGACTATACGGCCGCAGACATGGGACATGTGAGAATCTACCGCAAAAACGATCTGATAAAAAAAATCTCTGACAATCAGATGACCTTTTTAGGAACCCATTTTGCACACAGTATCCACACCCCTTACTGGTGGCTCAAATGCCTGGTGGGGGTGAACCGCAGTGATGCGTTTCTGGTGAACCTGTATCATCGTCTGCTGGTGTGGGATATGATGAAAAAACCGAAACTGACCCGGTTTCTGGATCGATTGTTCAATCCGATACTGGGAAAAAGCCGGGTGCTCTATTTCAGGAAACAAACATCCCATCGGACATGA
- a CDS encoding glycosyltransferase family 4 protein, translating to MNSSLKIALLSYRSNPHCGGQGVYIRHLSRALSDLGHQVEVIAGPPDPQLNGHAGLTMLRTLDLYNPNDLFRTPSISELSDWINLMEWLDVCTMGYPEPWTFGKRVVRHLKGRESRYDIIHDNQSLSYGLLSLMKKVPVTATIHHPMTVDRRLAVKATRSFYKKVKALRWYSFIHMQKKVARKLPRILTVSGVSKQDISKEFSIPENRFSIIPNGIDTASFHPLETVKKINNRIIVTNSADTPLKGLYHLLYAVKSIVKKRRVSLVVIGSPKKNGGVERLIRQLDLAPYIEFTGRISQTRFCLEYAKATLAVVPSLYEGFGLPVGEAMACRIPVICTTGGALPEVAGDAAELVPPGDSAALETAILKLLDDPARQEILAQKGYDRVMAHFTWEATAQKTVQAYRDIIHDYH from the coding sequence ATGAACTCTTCACTTAAAATAGCGTTACTGTCTTATCGGAGCAACCCCCATTGCGGCGGCCAAGGGGTGTATATCCGGCACTTGAGCCGGGCATTGTCTGATTTAGGGCATCAGGTGGAGGTCATTGCCGGACCGCCGGATCCCCAGCTCAACGGGCATGCCGGACTGACCATGCTCCGGACCTTAGACCTGTACAACCCAAATGACCTGTTCCGCACTCCCAGTATTTCAGAACTTTCCGACTGGATCAACCTGATGGAATGGCTGGATGTGTGCACCATGGGATATCCGGAACCCTGGACCTTCGGCAAGCGGGTGGTCCGCCATCTCAAAGGCAGAGAATCCCGGTATGACATCATTCATGACAACCAGAGTCTGTCCTATGGCCTGCTGTCTTTGATGAAAAAAGTGCCGGTCACCGCCACCATCCACCACCCCATGACCGTGGATCGCCGGCTGGCGGTGAAAGCCACCCGGTCTTTTTACAAAAAAGTCAAAGCGTTGCGATGGTATTCCTTTATCCACATGCAAAAAAAGGTGGCCCGAAAACTGCCCAGGATTCTGACGGTTTCCGGGGTATCCAAACAGGATATTTCAAAGGAATTTTCCATTCCTGAAAACCGGTTTTCCATCATTCCCAACGGCATTGATACCGCCAGTTTTCATCCTTTGGAAACCGTGAAAAAAATCAACAACCGGATTATTGTCACCAATTCGGCGGACACCCCGCTCAAAGGCTTGTATCATCTGCTTTATGCCGTGAAAAGCATTGTAAAAAAAAGACGGGTTTCCCTGGTGGTCATCGGGTCTCCCAAAAAAAACGGCGGGGTTGAGCGGCTGATCCGGCAGCTGGACCTGGCACCCTATATTGAATTTACCGGGCGTATCAGTCAAACCCGGTTTTGCCTGGAATATGCCAAAGCCACTTTGGCAGTGGTGCCTTCATTGTATGAAGGATTCGGACTGCCGGTGGGAGAAGCCATGGCCTGTCGGATCCCGGTGATCTGCACCACGGGCGGGGCATTACCGGAAGTGGCCGGAGATGCGGCTGAGCTGGTCCCCCCGGGGGACAGTGCGGCCCTGGAAACAGCCATTCTCAAGCTTTTAGATGATCCGGCCCGGCAGGAAATCCTGGCCCAGAAAGGGTATGACCGGGTGATGGCCCATTTCACATGGGAGGCCACGGCCCAAAAAACCGTTCAGGCGTACAGAGACATTATCCATGATTACCATTGA
- a CDS encoding bifunctional folylpolyglutamate synthase/dihydrofolate synthase, whose translation MAETYQKCLEKIYQLGRFGIKLELETIQNILARLGHPERKYPCVHVAGTNGKGSTATYIAAILQAAGFKTGIYTSPHLVRFNERICINGQMIPDADVVAAYEAVNAADIGDRNATFFEIATAMAFYYFAAQQVDWAVIETGMGGRFDATNIIEPAVGVITNLSIEHTQYLGTTIQALATEKGGIIKPSTPLVTSVSQPSGIRTLKQIAKEKNAPLYQYKQDFFVRKTPNKATVTYRGLNFRIPDITPPLPGDHQKENLGMALAACELIFDRHKKNDSRHQLTCELVKQGLAGTRWPGRLEVIQQNPLVILDGAHNLQAARVLARYLSATLVGRKLTLVIGILDDKPYEAMLRHLLPVAHRVIITRAKIDRSLPTAVLTAAAEKIFNGQIQVIETVSDAVSYAISNTSKQDAVCIAGSLYVAGEAKEKFDLDFF comes from the coding sequence ATGGCGGAAACCTACCAGAAGTGTCTTGAAAAAATCTATCAGCTGGGCCGGTTCGGTATCAAACTGGAGCTGGAAACCATTCAGAATATCCTGGCACGTCTGGGCCATCCTGAAAGAAAATATCCTTGTGTGCATGTGGCCGGTACCAACGGCAAAGGGTCCACGGCCACCTATATAGCCGCCATCTTACAGGCGGCCGGTTTTAAAACCGGTATATATACCTCCCCTCACCTGGTCCGATTCAACGAACGAATCTGCATCAATGGACAGATGATTCCGGATGCGGACGTGGTTGCCGCATACGAAGCTGTGAATGCCGCAGATATCGGTGACAGAAACGCCACATTCTTTGAAATTGCCACTGCCATGGCTTTTTATTATTTTGCCGCACAACAGGTGGACTGGGCCGTGATTGAAACCGGTATGGGGGGGCGATTCGACGCCACCAATATTATCGAACCCGCCGTTGGCGTGATCACCAACCTGTCCATTGAGCACACCCAGTATCTGGGCACAACCATCCAGGCCCTGGCAACGGAAAAAGGCGGAATCATCAAACCCTCTACCCCGCTGGTCACCAGTGTGAGCCAGCCGTCGGGAATCCGCACCCTCAAGCAGATCGCCAAAGAAAAAAATGCGCCGCTGTATCAGTATAAACAGGACTTTTTTGTCCGAAAAACCCCGAACAAAGCAACGGTCACATATCGGGGACTGAATTTTCGCATTCCAGACATCACACCGCCGTTGCCCGGAGACCATCAAAAGGAAAATCTGGGCATGGCCCTGGCCGCGTGTGAGTTGATTTTTGACCGCCACAAAAAAAACGATTCCCGGCACCAGCTGACGTGTGAACTGGTCAAACAGGGACTGGCCGGTACCCGATGGCCCGGACGGCTGGAGGTGATTCAGCAGAACCCGCTGGTCATCCTGGACGGGGCACACAATTTACAAGCAGCCAGGGTGTTGGCCAGATATCTGTCCGCCACCCTGGTAGGCAGAAAACTGACCCTGGTCATCGGTATTCTGGATGACAAACCCTATGAAGCCATGCTCCGGCATCTGCTTCCTGTGGCCCACCGGGTGATCATTACCCGGGCAAAAATCGACCGAAGCCTGCCGACAGCTGTGCTGACGGCGGCAGCCGAAAAAATTTTCAACGGACAAATCCAGGTAATCGAAACGGTATCAGATGCAGTATCTTATGCAATTTCAAACACTTCCAAACAAGATGCCGTGTGTATTGCCGGGTCTTTATACGTTGCCGGAGAGGCCAAGGAAAAATTTGATCTGGATTTTTTTTGA
- the rpsU gene encoding 30S ribosomal protein S21, with protein sequence MKEITVTVIDNDVEKALRILKKKIQNDGLFKRLKVKKHFEKPCQYRRRKMREAMRRQRIAASKSRRKRK encoded by the coding sequence TTGAAAGAAATTACTGTCACAGTGATTGACAACGATGTTGAAAAAGCGTTGAGAATTTTGAAGAAAAAAATCCAGAATGATGGACTCTTCAAACGGCTCAAAGTGAAAAAGCATTTTGAAAAACCGTGTCAATACCGAAGACGTAAGATGCGCGAAGCAATGCGTAGACAGCGGATCGCAGCTTCCAAATCCCGCAGAAAACGCAAATAA
- a CDS encoding adenylate kinase, whose product MNILFFGPNGSGKGTQGAILKDKFNIAHIESGGIFRENIKGGTELGKKAKAYIDKGDLVPDEITIPMVLDRLKKDDCKNGWLLDGFPRNKVQAEKLHASLEEAGMKLTYVIEMILDRQVAKNRIMGRRLCENDNNHPNNIFIDAIKPDGDKCRVCGGALSARDDDQDETAIDKRHSIYYDTDTGTLAAAYYFKNLTAKDDTIKYITLTGEAPLKDVTDELLSKL is encoded by the coding sequence ATGAACATTTTATTTTTCGGACCCAACGGCAGCGGCAAAGGCACCCAGGGTGCCATTCTCAAGGATAAATTCAATATTGCCCACATTGAATCCGGCGGTATTTTCAGAGAAAATATCAAAGGCGGCACCGAGCTGGGCAAAAAAGCCAAAGCCTATATCGACAAAGGCGATCTGGTGCCCGACGAGATCACCATCCCCATGGTGCTGGACCGGCTCAAAAAAGATGACTGCAAAAATGGATGGCTTCTGGACGGCTTTCCCAGAAACAAGGTCCAGGCGGAGAAACTGCATGCATCCCTGGAAGAAGCCGGCATGAAGCTCACCTATGTCATTGAAATGATTTTAGACCGGCAGGTGGCCAAAAACCGGATCATGGGCCGTCGTTTGTGTGAAAACGACAACAACCATCCCAACAATATTTTCATCGATGCCATCAAACCGGACGGAGACAAATGCCGGGTGTGCGGCGGCGCTTTGAGTGCCAGAGATGACGACCAGGACGAGACCGCCATTGACAAACGCCATTCCATTTACTACGACACCGACACCGGCACCCTGGCAGCGGCATATTACTTTAAAAACCTGACCGCCAAGGATGATACCATCAAATATATCACGTTGACCGGTGAAGCCCCGCTCAAAGACGTCACTGACGAGCTGCTTTCCAAACTGTAA
- the eno gene encoding phosphopyruvate hydratase produces the protein MTELIDVRAREIIDSRGNPTVEVDVVLACGARGRAAVPSGASTGTREALELRDNMDNRFLGKGVLNAVANVNEVIAPEIIGYDAMDQAGLDRTMMDIDGTENKSRLGANAILGVSMAAARAAAQACDLPLYQHLGGINARIMPVPMMNIINGGAHAANNLDIQEFMILPYGAPSFVEAVRMGAETFHHLKKILKKKGLSVGVGDEGGFAPDLSSNEQAIEYIISAIEAAGYRPGSDIGIGLDAAASEFYKDGKYHFLSEGRDLSADELMDYYETLIEKYPLFSIEDGLAEGDWDAWERMTERMGDRIQIVGDDIFVTNPDIFKKGIESGIGNAILIKLNQIGTVTETLDTIQMAKDSGYTTVISHRSGETEDTFIADLAVGVNAGQIKTGSMSRSDRVAKYNQLIRIEERLGAGASFMTHLFG, from the coding sequence ATGACGGAATTAATTGATGTCAGGGCAAGGGAAATCATCGACTCCAGGGGCAATCCCACCGTGGAAGTGGATGTGGTGCTGGCGTGTGGTGCCAGGGGCAGGGCAGCCGTGCCGTCCGGGGCCTCCACCGGCACCCGGGAGGCACTGGAGCTCAGAGACAATATGGATAACCGGTTTTTGGGCAAAGGCGTGCTCAATGCCGTGGCCAATGTCAACGAGGTGATTGCACCCGAGATCATCGGGTATGATGCCATGGACCAGGCCGGGCTGGACCGGACCATGATGGATATCGACGGCACGGAAAACAAATCCCGCCTGGGGGCCAATGCCATTTTAGGTGTTTCCATGGCTGCGGCCAGGGCTGCGGCCCAGGCCTGTGATCTGCCGCTTTACCAGCATCTGGGCGGGATCAACGCCCGGATCATGCCCGTGCCCATGATGAATATCATCAACGGCGGGGCCCATGCCGCCAACAATCTGGATATCCAGGAGTTCATGATTCTGCCTTACGGGGCCCCGTCTTTTGTGGAAGCGGTGCGCATGGGCGCGGAAACCTTTCATCATCTGAAAAAAATTCTCAAGAAAAAAGGCCTGAGTGTCGGGGTCGGTGATGAAGGGGGATTTGCACCGGACTTAAGCTCCAATGAACAGGCCATTGAGTATATTATTTCCGCCATCGAGGCGGCAGGATACCGGCCGGGCAGTGATATCGGCATCGGTCTGGATGCGGCGGCGTCTGAATTCTACAAAGACGGCAAATATCATTTTCTGTCCGAAGGCAGGGACCTGTCCGCTGACGAGCTGATGGATTATTATGAAACCCTGATCGAAAAATATCCCTTGTTTTCCATTGAGGATGGCCTGGCAGAAGGGGACTGGGATGCCTGGGAACGGATGACCGAGCGCATGGGGGATCGGATCCAGATTGTGGGGGACGACATTTTTGTCACCAACCCGGATATTTTTAAAAAAGGCATTGAATCCGGCATCGGCAATGCCATTTTAATCAAGCTCAACCAGATCGGCACGGTCACCGAGACCCTGGACACCATTCAGATGGCCAAGGATTCCGGTTACACCACCGTGATATCCCACCGGTCCGGTGAAACCGAAGATACCTTTATTGCGGATCTGGCCGTGGGTGTGAACGCCGGACAGATCAAGACCGGGTCCATGTCTCGAAGCGACCGGGTAGCCAAATACAACCAACTGATCCGGATCGAAGAAAGACTGGGAGCCGGGGCCAGTTTCATGACCCATCTTTTTGGATAA
- a CDS encoding CTP synthase, producing MAENTKYIFVTGGVLSSLGKGLASAAIGMLLESRGLTVTIQKLDPYINVDPGTMNPFQHGEVYVTDDGTETDLDLGHYERFTHARLGKNNNFTTGKIYHQVITKERRGEYLGGTVQVIPHITDEIKQSICLVSNDVDVVIVEIGGTIGDIESLPFLEAIRQFKADAGPGNVIYIHLTLVPYIKTACEVKTKPTQHSVKELRSIGIQPDILLCRTEHYLSQDIKDKIALFCNVESDAVFTAKDVDCIYEVPLVYNKEGLGTKILKKLNIWARSPRLDEWREMVEKLKHPRFSVRIAIVGKYVDLTESYKSLNEALTHGGISNEARVDLQFVDSTTLTEKNVAEVLSASDGILVPGGFGSRGIEGKILAAKYARENKVPYFGICLGMHMAVIEIARHLAGMEDANGEEFDPDTPYPVIYLMKEWFDEQTGQVEKRDETSDKGGTMRLGAYPCRLVPDTFAFNAYKHENISERHRHRYEFNNAYKERLEKAGLVISGTSPDHELVEIVELADHPWYLGCQFHPEFKSRPMDPHPLFKAFIRASLKNAKK from the coding sequence ATGGCTGAAAATACCAAATATATTTTTGTCACCGGCGGGGTCCTGTCCTCTTTAGGTAAAGGACTGGCCTCCGCCGCCATCGGAATGCTGCTGGAAAGCCGGGGGCTCACGGTCACCATTCAGAAACTGGATCCTTACATCAATGTGGACCCCGGCACCATGAATCCGTTTCAGCACGGGGAAGTCTATGTCACGGATGACGGGACTGAGACGGATCTGGATCTGGGGCATTATGAACGGTTCACCCATGCCCGGCTGGGAAAAAACAACAATTTCACCACGGGAAAGATTTACCACCAGGTGATCACCAAAGAGCGCAGGGGCGAGTACCTGGGCGGCACCGTGCAGGTGATCCCCCATATCACCGATGAGATCAAGCAGAGCATCTGCCTGGTATCCAATGATGTGGATGTGGTGATCGTGGAGATCGGGGGCACCATCGGGGACATTGAATCTCTGCCCTTTCTGGAGGCGATCCGCCAGTTCAAGGCAGATGCCGGCCCCGGCAACGTGATCTACATTCACCTGACCCTGGTGCCCTATATCAAGACGGCCTGCGAGGTCAAGACCAAACCCACCCAGCACAGTGTCAAGGAGCTGCGCAGTATCGGTATCCAGCCTGATATCCTGTTGTGCAGAACCGAGCATTACCTGTCCCAGGATATCAAGGACAAGATCGCATTGTTTTGCAATGTGGAATCCGATGCCGTGTTCACGGCCAAGGATGTGGACTGCATCTATGAAGTGCCGCTGGTGTATAACAAGGAAGGCCTGGGCACCAAGATTCTGAAAAAACTCAATATCTGGGCCAGAAGTCCGCGGCTGGATGAATGGCGGGAGATGGTGGAAAAGCTCAAACATCCCCGGTTCAGTGTCAGGATTGCCATTGTGGGCAAATATGTGGATCTCACTGAAAGCTACAAAAGCCTGAACGAGGCCCTGACCCATGGCGGGATTTCCAATGAAGCACGGGTTGATCTTCAGTTTGTGGATTCCACCACATTGACGGAAAAAAATGTGGCGGAAGTGCTGTCAGCCAGTGACGGGATCCTGGTGCCCGGCGGATTCGGTTCCAGGGGCATTGAAGGCAAAATCCTGGCCGCAAAATACGCCCGGGAAAACAAGGTGCCGTATTTCGGGATCTGTCTGGGCATGCACATGGCCGTGATCGAAATCGCCCGGCATCTGGCCGGCATGGAAGATGCCAATGGCGAGGAGTTTGATCCGGATACGCCTTACCCGGTTATTTATCTGATGAAAGAATGGTTTGACGAGCAGACCGGCCAGGTGGAAAAGCGGGATGAAACATCGGATAAAGGCGGCACCATGCGGCTGGGCGCGTATCCCTGCCGGCTGGTGCCTGATACCTTTGCCTTTAATGCCTATAAACACGAAAATATTTCAGAGCGGCACCGCCACCGGTATGAATTCAACAATGCCTACAAAGAACGTCTGGAAAAAGCCGGCCTGGTCATTTCCGGGACATCGCCGGATCATGAGCTGGTGGAAATTGTCGAACTGGCAGATCATCCCTGGTACTTAGGGTGCCAGTTCCATCCGGAATTCAAGTCCAGGCCCATGGATCCCCATCCCTTGTTCAAGGCGTTTATCCGGGCATCCTTGAAAAACGCCAAAAAATAA
- a CDS encoding alpha/beta hydrolase gives METAVIIKNQTIRLQALLGKGAGNRGVVITHPHPLYGGNMVNPVVVRTASAFAQQGFTTLRFNFRGTGGSSGMYDNGHGEQTDVIAALEFLKDQGCDALYLAGYSFGSRVNASVMAGGYDIFDHIMISPPVAFMSFDDIAALPSTGLVITGQNDEIAPPDRIQAHLDRWGITPRVEVIPGCDHFYAGHLDSLHQSLSHYFS, from the coding sequence ATGGAAACTGCGGTGATCATCAAAAACCAGACCATCCGGCTCCAGGCCCTGCTGGGCAAAGGAGCCGGTAATCGCGGGGTGGTGATCACCCATCCCCATCCATTGTATGGGGGGAATATGGTTAACCCCGTGGTGGTCCGGACCGCGTCTGCTTTTGCTCAGCAGGGATTTACCACGTTGCGGTTCAATTTCCGGGGCACGGGCGGCAGCTCCGGCATGTACGACAACGGCCATGGAGAACAAACCGATGTCATTGCAGCGCTTGAATTTCTCAAAGACCAGGGATGCGACGCCCTTTATCTGGCAGGGTACTCTTTTGGTTCCCGGGTCAATGCATCGGTCATGGCCGGCGGTTATGACATTTTTGACCATATCATGATTTCACCCCCCGTGGCTTTCATGTCTTTTGACGATATCGCGGCATTGCCGTCCACCGGCCTGGTCATCACCGGACAAAACGATGAAATCGCCCCGCCGGACAGAATTCAGGCCCATCTTGACCGCTGGGGCATTACGCCGCGGGTTGAGGTTATTCCGGGGTGCGATCATTTTTACGCAGGACACTTGGATTCCCTTCACCAAAGCCTTTCTCACTATTTTTCATAA